CGGTGCGCGCGCGGGTCACCGCGGACGGGCGGATCTCCGAGATCGACCCGGAGGAGGGCCCCGCGGAGGGACTTGCCGAGGGTCCGGCGGAGCGGCCGGGCGGAACTGACGGAACCGACGGCGAACGCGGTGCCGACGGGACAACGGGTACAGCGGGGAAGGAGGCCGACGATGACGCATGACGGTGATGATGCGGGCACCCCGCGTGGGGACGCGGACCGGCCGACACCGCCGGCGACCGGGGATGTCCCGGCGGCGGAGTCGGATCCGATCGCGCAGGCCATGGCCCAGATCCGGCGGCTCCGCGCCCGCGAGGCCGGTGCCCGTGGCGCCGACGGGAACGGCAATGGCGGACCGGGCGGTGTCCCGGGGATGACCGGTGGCGCGGCCGGGGCGACCGACCGCGATGGTTTCACGTGGAACACCGGCGGGCCGACCGGGGGTGCCCGCCGCCGGGGTCGGCGACCCGCGCGGATGAAGACCCGGTTCGACGGGCGCCTGGACCGGAGTTACCGCGACCCCGGATCCTTCAGTGACCTCGTTCAACGGGAGATCCGGAGGCGTGGGTGGGGCAAGCGCGTCGCCGCCGGGACCCTGCAGAACCACTGGGAGGAGATCGTCGGACCCACCATCGCCAGTCACACGACGATCGTCATGTACAAGGAGGAGGAGAAGCAGCTCCACATCGAGTGCGACTCCACCGCGTGGGCCACGAATCTGCGGTACATGCAGCGCACCGTGCTGCAGACGATCGCGCAGCGGATCGGGCCGGACATCGTGGCGCAGCTGAAGATCTACGGTCCGCGACCGCCGAGCTGGCGGCACGGGAAGTTCCACGTGTCCGGGCGGGGGCCGCGGGACACGTACGGGTGACGGCCCGCCGCGGCGTGCCGCGGGCCGACCGCGGGCGTCGACGGGTGCGGCCGCCGGCGCGCCCGGGGGCGGTGACCGCGCCAAACATGCCCTGTCCGGCCGTCAAGCAGGTATGATGGTGGGGTTACGAGAGCGAATCGCAAAGGAGCGGAACTCGACGTGAGTGCTGCTGAAGCAGTCAAGAACGATTACGGTGCGTCATCCATCACGATCCTCGAAGGACTTGAGGCGGTCCGCAAGCGGCCCGGCATGTACATCGGCTCGACCGGTGTACGTGGTCTCCACCACCTGATCTGGGAGGTCGTGGACAACTCCGTCGACGAGGCGATGGCAGGGTACGCGACGACCGTCGACGTCACCCTGCTGAAGGACGGGGGAGTGGAGGTTGTCGACGACGGCCGTGGCATTCCCGTCGAGATGCACGCCTCCGGTGTACCCACGGTGCAGGTCGTCATGACCCAGCTCCACGCGGGCGGCAAGTTCGACTCCGACTCCTACGCGGTGTCCGGCGGCCTCCACGGCGTCGGCATCTCCGTGGTCAACGCCCTGTCGACGAAGGTCGAGACGTACATCCGTCGCGACGGCAAGCTCTGGTACCAGGAGTTCAACAACTCCGTGCCCGAGGAGCTCCAGGAGCTGAAGAACGCGCGGGGCACCGGCACGAAGCAGCGCTTCTGGCCCGACCCGGAGATCTTCGAGACCACCGAGTTCGACTTCGACACGGTCGCCAAGCGCCTCCAGGAGATGGCCTTCCTCAACAAGGGCCTGACCATCACCCTCACCGACGAGCGGGTGCTCGAGGTCGAGGAGGAGGACCTGGAGAACGCGGCGGAGGACGCCGACGCCCCGAAGACCGCGGCGGACGAGGCGGCCGAGGAGCAGGAGAAGGCGAAGCGCACCGCCCCGCGGAAGCGCACCCGGACGTTCCACTACCCCGAGGGGCTCAAGGACTACGTCGCGCACATCAACCGGACGAAGACGCCGATCCACCCGTCGGTCATCACGTTCGACGCCGCCGGCGAGGACCACGAGGTCGAGGCCGCGATGCAGTGGAACTCCGGTTACACGCAGTCCGTCCACACCTTCGCGAACACCATCAACACCATCGAGGGCGGCACGCACGAGGAAGGCTTCCGCGCGGCGCTGACCTCCCTCATGAACCGGTACGCCAAGGAGCACAAGCTGCTCAAGGAGAAGGACGCGAACCTCACCGGCGACGACTGCCGTGAGGGTCTCGCCGCGATCATCTCCGTGCGTGTCGGCGACCCGCAGTTCGAGGGGCAGACGAAGACGAAGCTCGGCAACACCGAGATCAAGGGCTTCGTCCAGCGGATGGTCAACGAGCACGTCTCCGACTGGCTCGACGCGAACCCCGCCGAGGCGAAGGCCATCGTCTCCAAGGCCGTGTCCTCCGCCCAGGCCCGCGTCGCCGCCCGCAAGGCCCGCGACCTCGTCCGGCGCAAGTCCGCGACCGACCTCGGCGGCCTGCCGGGCAAGCTCGCCGACTGCCGTTCCAAGGACCCGGGGAAGAGCGAGCTCTACATCGTGGAGGGTGACTCCGCCGGTGGCTCCGCGAAGTCCGGCCGGGACTCCATGTACCAGGCGATCCTCCCGCTGCGCGGCAAGATCCTCAACGTGGAGAAGGCCCGCCTGGACAAGGTCCTGAAGAACGCGGAGGTCCAGGCCATCATCACCGCGCTCGGCACCGGCATCCACGACGAGTTCGACATCTCCAAGCTCCGGTACAACAAGATCGTGCTCATGGCCGACGCCGACGTCGACGGTCAGCACATCGCCACCCTCCTGCTCACCCTGCTGTTCCGCTTCATGCGCCCGCTCGTCGAGGAGGGCCACGTCTTCCTCGCCCAGCCGCCGCTGTACAAGCTCAAGTGGGGCAAGGGCGAGCCCGGGTTCGCGTTCTCGGACGCGGAGCGGGACGCGCAGCTCAAGGAGGGCCTGGCGGAGGGCCGGAAGATCAACAAGGACGACGGCATCCAGCGGTACAAGGGCCTCGGCGAGATGAACGCCAAGGAGCTGTGGGAGACGACGATGGACCCGTCGACCCGCATCCTCCGTCGCGTGACCCTCGACGACGCCGCCGCGGCCGACGAGATGTTCAGCATCCTCATGGGTGACGACGTCGTCGCACGCCGCAGCTTCATCACCCGCAACGCGCGCGACGTGCGCTTCCTGGACGTGTGATGACGGACCGCGAGGACACGACCGGGCCGGTCATGACCGTCACCCGCGTGACCCTGCCGGATGCGTCCGTCACCCCGGTGCAGTGCTTCGCGCCGGAGGACGACGCCACCCGAACCTCCCGGCCGCTGGTCATGATCTGGCCGGGGCTGGGCGTCGGCGGGCGGTACTACCGCCCCATCGCCCGCTACCTCGCGGAGCGGGGGATGCCCGTCGCCATCGGTGAGCTGCGGGGCCAGGGGGCCAGCACGGCCGTCGCCTCGCGACGCCACCGGTGGGGCTACCACCACCTGGCCTCCGAGGACTACCCGATGGAGATTTGGGCGGCGAAGGCTGAACTCGGTCTGCCCGCCGACCACCCGACGGTCCTGCTCACGCACTCGATGGGCGGCCAGGTCGGCGGCATCTTCCTCTCCCGCCCGGAAGCCCGCGAGCTCAACGTGCGGGGCATGATGGGCGTCGGTTCCGGCACCCCGTGGTACCGCACCTTCAGCGGCTCGGCGCGGATCAAGTTCCTCCTCGGCTCCCAGTTCATGGGCGCGTACTCGCAGATCACCGGCCGGTGGACGGACGGCCCGCTCGACGTCATCGGCTACGGACGCCAGTCCGGGATGCACCTCGCCGAGTGGGCGAAACTCGCCCGCACGAATTCCCTCGAGGGACTGCACGACGCGGACCGGAACTACGTCCTCGCCATGCGCGCGACTACGGTCCCAGTCCTGCTCACGCGGTTCCGGAACGACGAGGACTGCACGTGGGCGTCCGCCGAGAAGTACGGCCGCCTGCTGCCGAAGACCTTCGCGCGGGTCGAGGAGCTCGACGGCGACCTCGGCCACAACCGCTGGGCGCGGGACCCGCAGATCGTCGGCGACCGGCTCATCCGCTTCTGCGCCCAGATCGACGAGGGCGCCGCGGCCCGGGAGCGGAACGGCCGCTGACCTCGCCGGTGCATCCGGCTGACGGCATGAGCGCCTTCGGCTGATGTCGGGGCGTATGGGGGAGGGTTTCACGTGAAACGCCGGCAGCGCGCGGGGCGCGGTTTCACGTGAAACATTGTCGGGACCCCGGGGAGAGCTCGGGGTCCTGGGCCGGGCTACGGCCGCGCCGTCAGTCGCGGTCGAGGAGGGCGACGACGACCTCAGCGAACAACGCATTGTGCGTCACGAGCGGCTGCATCCGCCGGACCGTCTCGACGACATCCGCGCGGCGCTGCTCGACCGTCCCGTGGACCGGGATGCCGTCGACGGTGCAGTGCGTCACCGCGGCGACGGCCGACAGCGCGGAGAGCGAACGAATGCGCGTGTGCACGGCGTCGCACACCTCGTCGGCGATGACGAGAAGATCGGTGGTGTCCATGAGTCGTCGATCCCCGCAGGTCAGCGCTCGCGCCGGACCCTGTTGTCCGCCGCGCGGTAGCCGGCGACCTCCGCGCGGGCGAGGGTGCGCAGCTCAGCGCTGCGGACGGTCCGCGCCGCGCGGTCGACGATCGCCCGGACCGCGGCCTCCTGCTTCGAGACACCCTGGGCCTCGGCGAGCAGGGTGAGGGCGGCGTCCTGGTCGGGGGTCAGGCGGAGGGTCATGGCCATGGGGAGGGTCCTTTCCGGTGTCCCGGGTCGGCGGGGGGGTGCGCTGGGTCGTTGGGGAGGGTGTGCGCTGGGTCGTTGGGGAGGGTGTGCGCTGGGTCGTTGGGGAGGGTGTGCGCTGGGTCGTTGGGGCGGGTGTGCGCCGGCTCGGCGGGGCGGATGCCCGGGAGCCGCCGGACCCGTGGAGACGTGGAGGCGCGGGGACGCCCCCGGAGTGGTACCAGAGTGATACCACACCCGGGTGGGGGAACGCCGGAACGGGCCCCTGACAGCTAGAATGGACGGGTCTGACAGTCCGCGCGTCAGGACCGGCCCCCGTGGGCGGACCTGCGGGCACAGCGTCGTGACCTCCGGTCATCGACCGGCCCGGGACCGGCGCCGGGCGCACCCCGACGGCGGCGACGACCCGCCACCGGGGCCGCCCGCCGGCCCCGGCCACCGGCGGCCACGCGGACCGTCCCAGGGACACCCGATCAGAAAGGTTCGCACCACGTGAGCGACGACACCACCGGCGGCGGCGAGACGCTGTACGACCGGATCACACCGATCGACCTCCGCGAGGAGATGCAGTCCAGCTACATCGACTACGCGATGAGCGTCATCGTCGGTCGTGCACTGCCCGAGGTCCGGGACGGCATGAAGCCCGTCCACCGGCGCATCCTCTACGCGATGTTCGACTCCGGGCACCGGCCGGACCGCAGTTACGTGAAGTCCGCCCGCCCGGTCGCGGAGACGATGGGCCACTACCACCCGCACGGTGACAGCGCGATCTACGACACCCTCGTCCGCATGGCGCAGCCGTGGTCGATGCGCTACCCGCTCGTCGACGGCCAGGGGAACTTCGGCTCCCGCGGCAACGACGGCCCCGCGGCGATGCGGTACACGGAGTGCCGGCTCACCCCCCTCGCGATGGAGATGGTCCGGGACATCCGGGAGAACACCGTCGACTTCAGCCCGAACTACGACGGCAAGACCACCGAGCCGGACGTCCTCCCGTCCCGCGTGCCGAACCTGCTCATGAACGGCTCCGGCGGCATCGCCGTCGGTATGGCGACGAACATCCCGCCGCACAACCTCACCGAGCTCGCCGAGGCGATCTACTGGATCCTCGACA
The sequence above is drawn from the Corynebacterium bovis DSM 20582 = CIP 54.80 genome and encodes:
- a CDS encoding DciA family protein, with the translated sequence MTHDGDDAGTPRGDADRPTPPATGDVPAAESDPIAQAMAQIRRLRAREAGARGADGNGNGGPGGVPGMTGGAAGATDRDGFTWNTGGPTGGARRRGRRPARMKTRFDGRLDRSYRDPGSFSDLVQREIRRRGWGKRVAAGTLQNHWEEIVGPTIASHTTIVMYKEEEKQLHIECDSTAWATNLRYMQRTVLQTIAQRIGPDIVAQLKIYGPRPPSWRHGKFHVSGRGPRDTYG
- the gyrB gene encoding DNA topoisomerase (ATP-hydrolyzing) subunit B, whose product is MSAAEAVKNDYGASSITILEGLEAVRKRPGMYIGSTGVRGLHHLIWEVVDNSVDEAMAGYATTVDVTLLKDGGVEVVDDGRGIPVEMHASGVPTVQVVMTQLHAGGKFDSDSYAVSGGLHGVGISVVNALSTKVETYIRRDGKLWYQEFNNSVPEELQELKNARGTGTKQRFWPDPEIFETTEFDFDTVAKRLQEMAFLNKGLTITLTDERVLEVEEEDLENAAEDADAPKTAADEAAEEQEKAKRTAPRKRTRTFHYPEGLKDYVAHINRTKTPIHPSVITFDAAGEDHEVEAAMQWNSGYTQSVHTFANTINTIEGGTHEEGFRAALTSLMNRYAKEHKLLKEKDANLTGDDCREGLAAIISVRVGDPQFEGQTKTKLGNTEIKGFVQRMVNEHVSDWLDANPAEAKAIVSKAVSSAQARVAARKARDLVRRKSATDLGGLPGKLADCRSKDPGKSELYIVEGDSAGGSAKSGRDSMYQAILPLRGKILNVEKARLDKVLKNAEVQAIITALGTGIHDEFDISKLRYNKIVLMADADVDGQHIATLLLTLLFRFMRPLVEEGHVFLAQPPLYKLKWGKGEPGFAFSDAERDAQLKEGLAEGRKINKDDGIQRYKGLGEMNAKELWETTMDPSTRILRRVTLDDAAAADEMFSILMGDDVVARRSFITRNARDVRFLDV
- a CDS encoding CopG family transcriptional regulator, producing the protein MAMTLRLTPDQDAALTLLAEAQGVSKQEAAVRAIVDRAARTVRSAELRTLARAEVAGYRAADNRVRRER
- a CDS encoding alpha/beta fold hydrolase, which encodes MTDREDTTGPVMTVTRVTLPDASVTPVQCFAPEDDATRTSRPLVMIWPGLGVGGRYYRPIARYLAERGMPVAIGELRGQGASTAVASRRHRWGYHHLASEDYPMEIWAAKAELGLPADHPTVLLTHSMGGQVGGIFLSRPEARELNVRGMMGVGSGTPWYRTFSGSARIKFLLGSQFMGAYSQITGRWTDGPLDVIGYGRQSGMHLAEWAKLARTNSLEGLHDADRNYVLAMRATTVPVLLTRFRNDEDCTWASAEKYGRLLPKTFARVEELDGDLGHNRWARDPQIVGDRLIRFCAQIDEGAAARERNGR